One segment of Streptosporangium brasiliense DNA contains the following:
- a CDS encoding O-antigen ligase family protein, whose amino-acid sequence MTLVTLVRGLHPAAWPVAALLVGYPLWWALGFGGLSVIVLAPPMALVLWRRRPIRAPRGSGLWLLLLAGYLVSALMLGEMPPGTYGELGAGRVIGYLMRLLLYVSLMIMVLYLGNLTERELPQLTLVRMLGVLFVTTVAGGLLGVLAPQTGFTSPVEQLLPRWISGNSFVHNLIHPTTAQVQKVLGHASPRPEAPFEWANAWGSNVSVLLIWFVVGWWVYGGPRRRLAVAPLIALAAVPIVYSLNRGLWIGLGVTTAYLFLRLGTKARVTVCAAAACGALVFFLSPLQTMVAQRLDSPHSNDIRAFTVSATVAAANTSPIIGYGNTRNAMGNHRTITTGKTGWCDTCGHPPLGSDGQLWHLMITQGFVGAALYVAFFAGAVRRHWRDRSPIGLAGVLVMILTLLYMFVYDGLVTPLSLYLISFALLWRNSMASRAT is encoded by the coding sequence GTGACCCTCGTGACCCTCGTGCGGGGCCTCCACCCGGCGGCCTGGCCGGTCGCCGCGCTCCTGGTCGGCTACCCCCTCTGGTGGGCGCTGGGCTTCGGCGGGCTGTCGGTGATCGTGCTGGCCCCGCCGATGGCGCTGGTCCTGTGGCGGCGGCGGCCGATCAGGGCGCCGCGCGGGTCCGGCCTCTGGCTGCTGCTGCTGGCGGGCTACCTGGTCAGCGCGCTCATGCTCGGCGAGATGCCGCCGGGCACCTACGGCGAGCTCGGCGCCGGGCGGGTGATCGGCTACCTGATGCGCCTGCTCCTCTACGTCTCCCTGATGATCATGGTGCTCTACCTGGGCAACCTGACCGAGCGGGAGCTGCCGCAGCTCACCCTGGTGCGGATGCTCGGCGTGCTGTTCGTCACGACGGTCGCGGGCGGCCTGCTGGGCGTGCTCGCCCCGCAGACCGGCTTCACCTCGCCGGTCGAGCAGCTCCTGCCCCGCTGGATCAGCGGCAACTCCTTCGTCCACAACCTGATCCACCCCACCACCGCCCAGGTGCAGAAGGTCCTCGGCCACGCCTCCCCGCGCCCGGAGGCCCCGTTCGAATGGGCCAACGCCTGGGGCAGCAACGTCTCGGTGCTGCTCATCTGGTTCGTGGTCGGCTGGTGGGTGTACGGCGGGCCGCGCAGGCGCCTGGCCGTCGCCCCGCTGATCGCGCTGGCCGCCGTCCCGATCGTCTACTCCCTCAATCGCGGCCTCTGGATCGGCCTGGGCGTCACAACCGCCTACCTGTTCCTGCGGCTGGGCACGAAGGCCCGTGTCACGGTCTGCGCCGCCGCCGCCTGCGGGGCGCTGGTGTTCTTCCTCAGCCCGCTGCAGACGATGGTGGCCCAGCGGCTGGACAGCCCGCACAGCAACGACATCCGCGCCTTCACCGTGTCGGCGACCGTCGCCGCGGCGAACACCTCGCCGATCATCGGCTACGGCAACACCCGCAACGCGATGGGCAACCACCGCACCATCACCACCGGCAAGACCGGCTGGTGCGACACCTGCGGCCACCCGCCGCTGGGCAGCGACGGCCAGCTCTGGCACCTGATGATCACGCAGGGGTTCGTCGGAGCCGCGCTCTACGTGGCCTTCTTCGCCGGGGCCGTCCGCCGCCACTGGCGCGACCGGAGCCCGATCGGCCTGGCCGGGGTCCTGGTGATGATCCTCACCCTCCTCTACATGTTCGTCTACGACGGGCTGGTCACGCCGCTCAGCCTGTATCTCATCTCATTCGCGCTGCTCTGGAGGAACTCGATGGCGAGCAGGGCCACATGA
- a CDS encoding YveK family protein, producing the protein MSLPPDAPVHRSGGELADYASLIRRRWPILLFFLAAGTGCGAALLRLTPPSYTASAQVLVSPTGLPEQTNQVTSRQREPLNLDTEAQIAQSAVVAGKARATLKSTPGPVEVSVPPNTSVLEISYTAADPRAAAAGADAYARAYLAHRGESATQALDAQLKALLTKLKQVNASLVTVADTLPGLARGTAERTVALQRQNMLSRQISSLTLRYDALKTVAVTPGSVISDAVAPAEPTAPSPPLHLGSGLMIGLLAGTGAAWLRDRLDTRIRGRSDVRRLTGLDLVTGEEIGELAVAGSAVLLVTVPGTSSRDVAQAVRRLGERGIPVIGAVATPPDGPPAVSGGRAAESGKAPKPGRVRKSGRVSAAGRGSKTGRTRPASAPAAAPVPAPASTSAGGTAHAVAPGPSDRTAYPVTGGRPAPAPPQAPRPPLPPHPPAADKMVFPS; encoded by the coding sequence ATGAGCCTGCCGCCGGACGCCCCGGTCCACCGCTCCGGCGGAGAGCTGGCGGACTACGCCTCCCTCATCCGCCGCAGGTGGCCGATCCTGCTGTTCTTCCTCGCGGCCGGGACCGGCTGCGGCGCCGCCCTGCTCCGGCTCACCCCGCCCTCCTACACCGCCTCCGCGCAGGTGCTGGTCTCCCCGACGGGCCTGCCGGAGCAGACCAACCAGGTCACCAGCCGGCAGCGCGAGCCGCTCAACCTCGACACCGAGGCCCAGATCGCCCAGTCCGCGGTGGTCGCCGGGAAGGCCCGGGCCACGCTCAAGAGCACCCCGGGCCCCGTCGAGGTCTCCGTGCCGCCCAACACCTCGGTCCTGGAGATCTCCTACACCGCCGCCGACCCGCGCGCCGCCGCGGCGGGGGCCGACGCCTACGCCCGGGCCTACCTGGCCCACCGGGGCGAGTCCGCCACCCAGGCGCTGGACGCCCAGCTCAAGGCGCTCCTCACCAAGCTCAAGCAGGTCAACGCGTCGCTGGTCACGGTGGCGGACACGCTGCCCGGGCTGGCGAGGGGCACGGCGGAGCGGACCGTCGCGCTGCAGCGGCAGAACATGCTCAGCCGGCAGATCTCCAGCCTCACCCTCAGATACGACGCGCTCAAGACCGTCGCCGTCACCCCGGGATCGGTGATCAGCGACGCGGTCGCCCCGGCCGAGCCGACCGCTCCCAGCCCGCCCCTCCACCTCGGCAGCGGCCTCATGATCGGCCTGCTCGCCGGGACCGGCGCCGCCTGGCTCCGCGACCGGCTCGACACCAGGATCCGCGGGCGCTCCGACGTCAGGCGCCTGACCGGCCTCGACCTCGTCACCGGGGAGGAGATCGGCGAGCTGGCGGTCGCGGGGAGCGCCGTGCTGCTGGTCACCGTGCCGGGGACGTCCTCGCGCGACGTGGCGCAGGCCGTACGGCGGCTGGGCGAGCGCGGGATCCCCGTGATCGGCGCGGTCGCCACCCCGCCGGACGGCCCCCCGGCCGTGTCCGGCGGCCGGGCGGCGGAGAGCGGCAAGGCCCCGAAGCCCGGCCGGGTCCGGAAGTCCGGCCGGGTCTCCGCGGCGGGCCGGGGCTCCAAGACCGGCCGGACCCGCCCCGCCTCCGCTCCCGCCGCCGCCCCCGTCCCCGCTCCCGCCTCCACCTCCGCCGGCGGGACGGCCCACGCCGTCGCTCCCGGCCCCTCCGACCGGACGGCCTACCCCGTCACCGGGGGGCGGCCCGCGCCGGCCCCGCCCCAGGCCCCCCGACCGCCGCTGCCGCCGCACCCGCCCGCGGCCGACAAGATGGTCTTCCCCTCGTGA
- a CDS encoding glycoside hydrolase family 26 protein has translation MSRKDRIAGAALALALGMSACGRPPVVSEEPSERVTARTGGLPGIRPSASACEVTAKLIPSCGAWWGVAPEIFTGLPPRRALERAEERMGRPAGIMHLYHRGPELFPTREERKIARDPGGRRLLLINWKPSSDRTWAEIAAGALDRRIDRLAGHVRKTFPERFFLTVHHEPEDDVREDPDSGMTAEDYSAMFRHVVLRLRQRGVTNAVTVMTYMGAPNWAAKPWFERLYPGDDVVDWVAMDPYVDGRVHTFDGLVNKTREESAGWPGFYRWMQSRFPGKPIMIAEWGVFERHGQPGFKESFFSSVRREMRDYPQIKALVYFDSPRAPRGDTRFDTTAGGLRSFSDLAGDPYLQATAVPEK, from the coding sequence TTGTCCCGCAAGGACAGAATCGCCGGTGCGGCGCTGGCGCTGGCCCTGGGAATGAGCGCGTGCGGCCGGCCCCCCGTGGTCTCCGAAGAGCCGTCCGAGCGCGTCACGGCCCGGACCGGCGGCCTGCCGGGCATCCGTCCGTCGGCGTCCGCCTGTGAGGTGACCGCCAAGCTCATCCCCTCGTGCGGGGCGTGGTGGGGGGTCGCGCCGGAGATCTTCACCGGCCTGCCTCCCCGGCGGGCGCTGGAGCGGGCCGAGGAGCGCATGGGCCGTCCGGCCGGCATCATGCACCTCTATCACCGGGGCCCGGAGCTCTTCCCGACCCGGGAGGAGCGGAAGATCGCGCGAGACCCCGGCGGCCGCAGGCTCCTGCTGATCAACTGGAAGCCGTCCTCCGACCGCACCTGGGCGGAGATCGCCGCAGGCGCGCTGGACCGGCGGATCGACCGGCTGGCCGGCCATGTCAGGAAGACCTTCCCCGAGAGGTTCTTCCTGACCGTCCACCACGAGCCGGAGGACGACGTGCGGGAGGACCCGGACTCGGGGATGACCGCCGAGGACTACTCCGCGATGTTCCGGCACGTGGTGCTGCGCCTGCGGCAGCGCGGCGTCACGAACGCGGTCACGGTCATGACCTACATGGGCGCGCCCAACTGGGCGGCCAAGCCCTGGTTCGAGCGGCTCTACCCCGGTGACGACGTGGTCGACTGGGTGGCGATGGACCCCTACGTCGACGGCCGGGTGCACACCTTCGACGGACTGGTCAACAAGACCCGCGAGGAGTCCGCCGGGTGGCCCGGGTTCTACCGCTGGATGCAGTCGCGCTTCCCGGGGAAGCCCATCATGATCGCCGAGTGGGGCGTGTTCGAGCGCCACGGCCAGCCCGGGTTCAAGGAGTCGTTCTTCTCCTCGGTCCGCCGGGAGATGCGCGACTATCCGCAGATCAAGGCGCTGGTCTACTTCGACTCACCGCGCGCCCCGCGAGGGGACACCCGTTTCGACACCACCGCCGGCGGCCTGAGATCCTTCTCCGACCTCGCCGGCGACCCCTACCTCCAGGCCACCGCGGTCCCTGAGAAGTGA
- a CDS encoding sulfite exporter TauE/SafE family protein, with the protein MDIDFPLAAGSFLVAIVVGLTGMGGGALMTPMMMLFFNVPPLAAVSSDLVASAVMKPVGGAVHMRRGTVNLRLVGWLCAGSVPAAFCGVLVARAFGDGEQIQQTIKYALGVALLLAVAGLVAKAWLARREGGVSADLGEIVVRPFPTLLVGMVGGLVVGISSVGSGSLIIVALLALYPALKANQLVGTDLVQAVPLVVSAALGHLLFGDFQLDVTASLLAGSIPGVYLGARISAWAPGGVIRALLAVVLLASALKLLGVGNTATLWILAGAVAAGAAGWSLLRDRGGLEVGVAGEVGEGSQAAGGGVETGVPSRGAR; encoded by the coding sequence GTGGACATCGACTTCCCCCTGGCCGCGGGGTCGTTCCTCGTCGCGATCGTCGTCGGCCTGACCGGCATGGGCGGCGGCGCGCTGATGACGCCGATGATGATGCTGTTCTTCAACGTGCCGCCCCTGGCGGCCGTCTCCAGCGACCTGGTCGCCTCGGCCGTGATGAAGCCGGTGGGTGGGGCCGTCCACATGCGGCGGGGCACGGTCAACCTGCGGCTGGTCGGCTGGCTGTGCGCGGGCTCGGTGCCGGCGGCCTTCTGCGGGGTGCTGGTGGCCCGGGCCTTCGGGGACGGCGAGCAGATCCAGCAGACGATCAAATACGCCCTGGGCGTCGCGCTGCTGCTGGCCGTCGCGGGGCTGGTCGCCAAGGCCTGGCTCGCGCGCCGCGAGGGGGGCGTCTCGGCGGACCTCGGTGAGATCGTCGTGCGCCCATTTCCGACCTTACTGGTCGGTATGGTCGGTGGCCTGGTCGTCGGCATCTCGTCCGTGGGCTCGGGGTCCCTGATCATCGTGGCGCTGCTCGCGCTCTATCCCGCGCTGAAGGCCAACCAGCTCGTCGGCACCGACCTGGTCCAGGCCGTCCCGCTGGTCGTCTCGGCCGCGCTCGGGCACCTGCTGTTCGGCGACTTCCAGCTCGACGTCACCGCCTCGCTGCTGGCCGGCTCGATCCCCGGCGTCTATCTGGGCGCGCGGATCTCGGCCTGGGCGCCCGGCGGAGTCATCCGGGCGCTGCTGGCGGTGGTGCTGCTGGCGTCGGCGCTGAAGCTCCTCGGCGTGGGCAACACCGCCACGCTCTGGATCCTGGCCGGCGCCGTGGCGGCCGGGGCCGCCGGATGGTCACTTCTCAGGGACCGCGGTGGCCTGGAGGTAGGGGTCGCCGGCGAGGTCGGAGAAGGATCTCAGGCCGCCGGCGGTGGTGTCGAAACGGGTGTCCCCTCGCGGGGCGCGCGGTGA
- the cysC gene encoding adenylyl-sulfate kinase, whose product MTAPFEWTPDARELADLELLLSGAFQPLTGFLSSADAHAVAEHGTLADGTPWPAPVTFALPDDHPAVPGDRITLRDPEGAALAVLTVTDRRDGHVAGPVEALDAPEHGPFARLRRTPAEVRAELAGREVLAVTMRGPLDDLAEIKATAEELGAAVLLLPLAFGEGGPAVVRAALKARDLLPDGTVVAVVPLAPREEPSIDLELREHVAEAYGATEHLAGPEPVTLPGPPHRRGLVVFFTGLSGSGKSTVARGLRDALLERGSRTITYLDGDVVRHLLSAGLSFSKQDRDLNIRRIGFVAAEAARHGGLAICAPIAPYAATRDEVRAMVEAVGADFLLVHVATPLAECERRDRKGLYAKARAGLIPEFTGVSDPYEEPDDADLVIDTTSISVEWAVQQVLDPLIQGGWVR is encoded by the coding sequence ATGACGGCGCCTTTCGAGTGGACCCCCGACGCGCGCGAGCTGGCCGATCTGGAGCTGCTGCTCTCTGGCGCCTTCCAGCCGCTGACGGGCTTCCTGAGCTCGGCGGACGCGCACGCCGTGGCCGAGCACGGCACCCTGGCCGACGGCACCCCGTGGCCCGCGCCCGTGACGTTCGCCCTGCCCGACGACCACCCCGCCGTCCCCGGTGACCGGATCACGCTGCGCGACCCCGAGGGCGCGGCACTGGCCGTGCTGACCGTCACCGACCGGCGGGACGGTCACGTCGCCGGCCCGGTGGAGGCCCTCGACGCGCCCGAGCACGGACCGTTCGCCCGGCTGCGCCGCACCCCGGCGGAGGTCCGCGCGGAGCTGGCCGGCCGGGAGGTGCTGGCGGTCACGATGCGCGGGCCGCTGGACGACCTGGCGGAGATCAAGGCGACCGCCGAGGAGCTGGGCGCGGCCGTCCTGCTGCTCCCGCTGGCCTTCGGCGAGGGCGGCCCCGCGGTGGTCCGCGCCGCTCTCAAGGCCCGCGACCTGCTGCCCGACGGCACCGTGGTGGCCGTGGTGCCGCTCGCCCCCCGCGAGGAGCCCAGCATCGACCTGGAGCTGCGCGAGCACGTGGCCGAGGCCTACGGCGCGACCGAGCACCTGGCCGGCCCCGAGCCCGTGACGCTCCCCGGGCCGCCGCACCGGCGGGGGCTGGTGGTCTTCTTCACCGGCCTGTCGGGCTCCGGCAAGTCCACCGTCGCCCGCGGGCTGAGAGACGCGCTGCTGGAGCGCGGCAGCCGCACGATCACCTACCTCGACGGCGACGTGGTCCGTCACCTGCTGTCGGCGGGGCTGAGCTTCTCCAAGCAGGACCGCGACCTCAACATCCGCCGGATCGGGTTCGTCGCGGCCGAGGCCGCCAGGCACGGCGGGCTGGCGATCTGCGCCCCCATCGCCCCCTACGCCGCCACCCGCGACGAGGTCCGCGCGATGGTCGAGGCCGTCGGCGCCGACTTCCTGCTGGTCCACGTGGCCACCCCGCTCGCCGAGTGCGAGCGCCGCGACCGCAAGGGGCTCTACGCCAAGGCCAGGGCCGGGCTCATCCCCGAGTTCACCGGCGTCTCCGACCCCTATGAGGAGCCCGACGACGCCGACCTGGTCATCGACACCACCTCGATCAGCGTGGAGTGGGCCGTCCAGCAGGTGCTCGACCCCCTGATCCAGGGCGGGTGGGTCCGCTGA
- a CDS encoding class I SAM-dependent methyltransferase, producing MSEVRSVVTRDDMFSRRIREQWTGQSGRRLDVLIAGCGWPEPLELELDQMEARVIGIDEDLPALRASTSARKDLDSWALGDLRSVPVPPRSFDIVHVSFLLERIEHPELVLDRLLTGLRPGGLLLLQMRDRASAYGACDRLLPAALRRTLWHRFAPSGTVGPLPPFYGQITSREGMHSFCLTRGLMVTDDTSATSGPALRGPLGKLARAACSAMETFSRGRWPASHDEIIMVIRKPHSHFARLI from the coding sequence ATGTCAGAGGTACGGTCGGTCGTCACGCGAGACGACATGTTCAGCCGGCGGATCCGTGAGCAGTGGACGGGCCAGTCGGGCCGGCGACTCGACGTCCTGATCGCCGGATGCGGGTGGCCCGAGCCGCTGGAGCTGGAGCTGGACCAGATGGAGGCGCGGGTCATCGGGATCGACGAGGACCTGCCGGCCCTGCGGGCCAGCACGTCCGCGCGCAAGGATCTCGACTCCTGGGCGCTGGGGGATCTGCGGTCGGTGCCGGTGCCGCCGCGCTCCTTCGACATCGTCCACGTGTCGTTCCTGCTGGAGCGGATCGAGCATCCCGAGCTGGTGCTCGACCGGCTGCTCACCGGGCTGCGGCCGGGCGGGCTGCTGCTGCTGCAGATGCGCGACCGGGCCTCGGCCTACGGGGCGTGCGACCGGCTGCTGCCCGCGGCGCTGCGGCGGACGCTGTGGCACAGGTTCGCCCCCTCCGGCACCGTGGGCCCGCTGCCTCCCTTCTACGGACAGATCACCTCGCGCGAGGGGATGCACTCCTTCTGCCTGACGCGCGGGCTCATGGTGACCGACGACACCTCGGCCACGAGCGGACCGGCGCTGAGGGGGCCGCTGGGCAAGCTGGCCCGCGCCGCCTGCTCGGCGATGGAGACCTTCTCCAGGGGACGGTGGCCCGCCTCGCACGATGAGATCATCATGGTCATCCGCAAACCCCACAGCCACTTCGCCCGGCTGATCTGA
- the mfd gene encoding transcription-repair coupling factor: MSLSGLLDLVAGEPKLASVLEDVRGGDSSDVSMIAPPALRPFTVAALAREGAKNGGRAVLAVTATGREAEDLAAALTSLLDPGTIAVFPAWETLPHERLSPRSDTVGQRLAVLRRLAHPVEGDAAAGPLQVIVAPVRAVLQPIVRGLGDLRPVRLRAGDDADLEDVVHRLVENGYNRVDMVEKRGEVAVRGGLLDVFPPTEEHPLRLEFWGDSVEEIRWFKVADQRSLEVAEEGLFAAPCRELLLTEEVRERARELAERYPALAEILDQLAEGVPMEGMEAFAPVLAGEMDLLVDHLPAQAAVFVCDPERIRGRADELVRTSQEFLEASWINAASGGEAPIDLEAAAFRTLEEVRDHARELGQPWWSIAPFGGDGPGDGLVLQARESEAYRGDTQRALGDIKGWLEEGKVVVLLSEGHGPAERMVELLKGVDLPARLERALDRAPDAKVVHVSTGLIEHGFVSPGLAVLTHLDLVGQKASTKDMRRLPSKRRNMVDPLQLKVGDHVVHEQHGVGRYIEMVQRTVQGATREYLVIEYAKGDRLYVPTDQLDEVTRYVGGESPTLNRMGGADWAKAKTKAKKAVKEIAGELIRLYSARMASPGHAFGPDTPWQREMEDAFPYAETGDQLEAIDEVKRDMERGIPMDRLVCGDVGYGKTEIAVRAAFKAVQDGKQVAVLVPTTLLVQQHLSTFAERFSGFPLNVRPMSRFQTDSEVKATLEGLREGSVDVVIGTHRLFSPEVRFKELGLIIIDEEQRFGVEHKEAMKHMRTQVDVLAMSATPIPRTLEMGLTGIREMSTILTPPEERHPILTFVGPYDNKQIGAAIRRELMRDGQVFFVHNRVSSINKVAAMLRELVPEARIAVAHGQMNEHQLEKIMVGFWERDFDVLVSTTIVESGLDVPNANTLIVDRADNYGLSQLHQLRGRVGRGRERGYAYFLYPPEKPLTETAHERLATISQHTEMGAGMYVAMKDLEIRGAGNILGAEQSGFIAGVGFDLYVRMMAEAVQEQKAKLSGGTAEEERPEVKVELPINAHIPHDYVTSERLRLEAYKRIAGIDADVQIAEVRDELVDRYGRPPQEVENLLEVARFRIRARRAGLTDVTLQGQHIRFAPVSLRDSQQVRLQRLYPKALLKQASGTLLVPVPKTRPLGGQPLRDLELLKWCGDLVQAMFLENVPVK; this comes from the coding sequence ATGAGCCTTTCCGGACTGCTGGACCTTGTCGCCGGGGAGCCGAAGCTGGCTTCCGTTCTTGAGGACGTCCGAGGGGGAGACTCCTCCGACGTGTCGATGATCGCGCCGCCCGCGCTGCGGCCGTTCACCGTGGCCGCGCTGGCCCGGGAGGGGGCCAAGAACGGGGGCCGGGCCGTTCTCGCGGTGACCGCCACCGGGCGCGAGGCCGAGGACCTCGCCGCGGCGCTCACCAGCCTCCTCGACCCCGGCACGATCGCCGTCTTCCCGGCCTGGGAGACGCTGCCGCACGAGCGCCTGTCGCCGCGCAGCGACACCGTGGGCCAGCGGCTCGCCGTACTGCGCAGGCTGGCCCACCCGGTCGAGGGTGACGCCGCGGCGGGCCCGCTGCAGGTGATCGTCGCGCCGGTCCGGGCGGTGCTCCAGCCGATCGTGCGGGGCCTGGGCGACCTGCGGCCGGTACGGCTGCGCGCCGGGGACGACGCCGACCTCGAAGACGTCGTCCACAGGCTCGTCGAGAACGGCTACAACCGGGTCGACATGGTGGAGAAGCGCGGTGAGGTGGCCGTCCGGGGCGGCCTGCTGGACGTCTTCCCGCCCACCGAGGAGCATCCGCTGCGGCTGGAGTTCTGGGGCGACAGCGTCGAGGAGATCCGCTGGTTCAAGGTCGCCGACCAGCGGTCGCTGGAGGTGGCCGAGGAGGGGCTGTTCGCGGCCCCCTGCCGCGAGCTGCTGCTGACGGAGGAGGTCAGGGAGCGGGCGCGGGAGCTCGCCGAGCGGTATCCGGCGCTGGCGGAGATCCTGGACCAGCTCGCCGAGGGCGTCCCGATGGAGGGCATGGAGGCGTTCGCGCCGGTGCTCGCCGGGGAGATGGACCTGCTCGTCGACCACCTGCCGGCGCAGGCGGCGGTGTTCGTGTGCGACCCCGAGCGCATCCGCGGCCGCGCCGACGAGCTGGTGCGGACCAGCCAGGAGTTCCTGGAGGCGTCCTGGATCAACGCGGCCTCCGGGGGAGAGGCGCCGATCGACCTGGAGGCGGCGGCGTTCCGCACGCTGGAGGAGGTCCGCGACCACGCCCGGGAGCTCGGCCAGCCCTGGTGGTCGATCGCGCCGTTCGGCGGCGACGGCCCCGGCGACGGGCTGGTCCTGCAGGCGCGCGAGTCGGAGGCCTACCGCGGCGACACCCAGCGGGCCCTGGGCGACATCAAGGGCTGGCTGGAGGAGGGCAAGGTCGTCGTGCTGCTCAGCGAGGGCCACGGCCCCGCGGAGCGGATGGTCGAGCTGCTCAAGGGCGTGGACCTGCCCGCCCGGCTGGAGCGCGCGCTCGACCGGGCGCCGGACGCGAAGGTCGTCCACGTCAGCACCGGCTTGATCGAGCACGGCTTCGTCAGCCCCGGACTGGCCGTACTGACCCACCTGGACCTGGTCGGGCAGAAGGCCTCCACCAAGGACATGCGGCGGCTCCCCTCCAAGCGGCGCAACATGGTCGACCCGCTCCAGCTCAAGGTCGGCGACCACGTGGTGCACGAGCAGCACGGCGTGGGCCGCTACATCGAGATGGTGCAGCGGACCGTGCAGGGCGCCACCCGCGAATACCTGGTGATCGAATACGCCAAGGGCGACCGGCTCTACGTGCCGACCGACCAGCTCGACGAGGTCACCCGCTACGTCGGCGGCGAGTCGCCCACGCTCAACCGGATGGGCGGCGCCGACTGGGCCAAGGCCAAGACCAAGGCGAAGAAGGCGGTCAAGGAGATCGCCGGGGAGCTGATCCGGCTCTACTCCGCCCGGATGGCCTCGCCCGGGCACGCATTCGGGCCCGACACGCCGTGGCAGCGGGAGATGGAGGACGCCTTCCCCTACGCCGAGACCGGCGACCAGCTGGAGGCCATCGACGAGGTCAAGCGCGACATGGAGCGCGGGATCCCGATGGACCGGCTGGTCTGCGGCGACGTCGGCTACGGCAAGACCGAGATCGCGGTGCGGGCGGCCTTCAAGGCGGTGCAGGACGGCAAGCAGGTGGCGGTGCTGGTGCCGACCACGCTGCTGGTCCAGCAGCACCTGTCCACCTTCGCCGAGCGGTTCTCCGGGTTCCCGCTGAACGTCAGGCCGATGTCGCGCTTCCAGACCGACTCCGAGGTCAAGGCGACGCTGGAAGGGCTGCGCGAGGGCTCGGTGGACGTGGTGATCGGCACGCACCGGCTGTTCTCGCCGGAGGTCAGGTTCAAGGAGCTGGGCCTGATCATCATCGACGAGGAGCAGCGCTTCGGCGTCGAGCACAAGGAGGCCATGAAGCACATGCGGACCCAGGTCGACGTGCTGGCCATGTCCGCCACGCCGATCCCGCGCACGCTGGAGATGGGTCTGACCGGCATCCGCGAGATGTCGACGATCCTCACCCCGCCGGAGGAGCGGCACCCGATCCTGACCTTCGTCGGCCCCTACGACAACAAGCAGATCGGCGCCGCGATCCGGCGCGAGCTGATGCGCGACGGCCAGGTCTTCTTCGTCCACAACCGCGTCTCCAGCATCAACAAGGTCGCGGCCATGCTGCGCGAGCTCGTGCCCGAGGCCCGGATCGCCGTCGCGCACGGCCAGATGAACGAGCACCAGCTCGAAAAGATCATGGTGGGCTTCTGGGAGCGCGACTTCGACGTGCTGGTCTCCACCACGATCGTCGAGTCCGGCCTCGACGTGCCCAACGCCAACACGCTGATCGTGGACCGGGCCGACAACTACGGCCTGTCCCAGCTCCACCAGCTCCGCGGCCGGGTCGGTCGGGGCCGCGAGCGCGGCTACGCCTACTTCCTGTACCCGCCGGAGAAGCCGCTCACCGAGACCGCCCACGAGCGCCTGGCCACCATCTCCCAGCACACGGAGATGGGCGCGGGCATGTACGTCGCGATGAAGGACCTGGAGATCCGCGGCGCGGGCAACATCCTGGGCGCCGAGCAGTCGGGCTTCATCGCGGGCGTCGGCTTCGACCTCTACGTGCGGATGATGGCCGAGGCCGTGCAGGAGCAGAAGGCCAAGCTGTCCGGCGGCACGGCGGAGGAGGAGCGGCCGGAGGTCAAGGTCGAGCTGCCGATCAACGCGCACATCCCGCACGACTACGTGACCTCCGAGCGGCTGCGCCTGGAGGCGTACAAGCGGATCGCCGGGATCGACGCCGACGTCCAGATCGCCGAGGTGCGCGACGAGCTCGTCGACCGGTACGGCAGGCCGCCCCAGGAGGTGGAGAACCTGCTGGAGGTCGCCCGCTTCCGGATCCGCGCCCGCCGGGCGGGGCTGACCGACGTCACGCTGCAGGGCCAGCACATCAGGTTCGCCCCGGTCTCGCTCAGGGACTCCCAGCAGGTCAGGCTCCAGCGCCTGTACCCGAAGGCGCTGCTGAAGCAGGCGAGCGGTACGTTGCTGGTGCCCGTGCCCAAGACCAGGCCGCTCGGCGGCCAGCCGCTGCGCGACCTGGAGCTGCTCAAGTGGTGCGGCGACCTGGTCCAGGCGATGTTCCTGGAGAACGTGCCGGTAAAATGA
- a CDS encoding SurA N-terminal domain-containing protein, protein MKSTRVRVILAVAAAGVALTACSAEQAGAAAIVGGERISSSQLDSNVREFEAALAKANVSASQLQFPGSVPQVVLFQLATAKQYTKVAESKGITATEAEVDQLITSTGGLAQYEQQMLQQAVAPSHLRDFTRAKLMITKLMAKYGGGSDQAALQRGQQQAIKDLESVKITWNPRYGKINAQPSQEQPSLFLDSGRFGASSAVAAPQQ, encoded by the coding sequence GTGAAGTCGACTCGAGTGCGTGTCATCCTGGCGGTCGCCGCCGCGGGTGTCGCGCTGACCGCCTGCTCTGCGGAGCAGGCCGGCGCCGCCGCCATCGTGGGCGGGGAGCGGATCAGCTCCAGCCAGCTGGACAGCAACGTGCGGGAGTTCGAGGCGGCGCTGGCCAAGGCCAACGTCTCCGCCTCGCAGCTGCAGTTCCCCGGCAGCGTCCCGCAGGTCGTGCTCTTCCAGCTGGCCACCGCCAAGCAATACACCAAGGTGGCCGAGAGCAAGGGCATCACGGCCACCGAGGCCGAGGTCGACCAACTCATCACCTCCACCGGCGGCCTGGCCCAGTACGAACAGCAGATGCTCCAGCAGGCCGTGGCGCCCTCGCACCTGCGTGACTTCACCCGGGCGAAGCTGATGATCACCAAGCTGATGGCCAAATACGGCGGCGGCAGCGACCAGGCGGCCCTCCAGCGGGGCCAGCAGCAGGCGATCAAGGACCTGGAGTCCGTGAAGATCACCTGGAACCCGCGCTACGGCAAGATCAACGCGCAGCCGAGCCAGGAGCAGCCGAGCCTCTTCCTCGACAGCGGCCGCTTCGGCGCGAGCTCCGCCGTGGCCGCGCCGCAGCAGTAA